attttatattgtcATTatgttccatgtacaattagtaccttttcaaaaacattttgcaacttgctgtcgactgaaaatgacatcacaaagggctcaggcaaccaatcacagctcagcttgtgaatgtcacatgaccaaacctagaaaacagaatgaaattaattatagacaaaatattaactttttattgctataatgggctaaataagtgaagtatcactttaagtaaattacaattataacataatattaatctaatggctataacattccaataataatgttcatgcgactgctaactaatgctggctaacttgctagctaatAGCGTGGAGTCATAGTCGCCATTGTCATTTGtgtaaaaagttgtttttcatcaaaaagatgaaaatttgatgtgaaatagttttagatttgaaaaggttcaataaatctgctgacaaaaaaaattataggggtaaaatggttgtcctgactaaaacgttgacagtttatGTTGACTatagatgaataaaaaaatttggactaaaataaaaactaaaatactcaatttatagtcaactaaaaattgactaaatacaAATTGTATGAGGTTAACTAAAtgtgataaaaacaaacaagtgtaATTTAAATTGGCctaaaactaagactaaatttaaaaatggcagacaaaattaattgTCTGCACTAAACTGCCACCCAGTGGCCAACAAGGGCACAGCGCAAGGAATTGGAGCATGAAATCATCACGCCGTCCTGCTTCAATGCGAttattgtgggtttttttttgttttgagtggGCTCAAACACATTAAAAGCTTGTATCTCAAAGCGCCGCCCAGCGTCCTTCGAACCTTTGCGACGTGTTGTTGGTGTTGCGTTCAGGTGACAGTGGACAGCCGAATCATCAGCTTGAACCTGTGGGACACGGCAGGCCAGGAGGAGTACGACCGCCTGCGGACGCTGTCGTACCCGCAGACCAACGTCTTCATCATCTGCTTCTCCATCTCAAGCCCCGCCTCCTACGAGAACGTCAAACACAAGTGGCACCCTGAGGTGGGTGGGGATTGATTGAAATttctcaaatgtgtttttggtgAGCGTTTGGCTTCCCCGGCAGGTGTCGCACCACTGCCCCGGCGTCCCCATCCTCCTGGTGGGCACCAAGAGCGACTTGCGCGGCGACGGCGACACCCAGCGGAAGCTGAAGGAGCAGAACCAGGCGCCCGTCACGCACCACCAGGGCGCCGCGCTCGCCCGCCACATCC
The Festucalex cinctus isolate MCC-2025b chromosome 18, RoL_Fcin_1.0, whole genome shotgun sequence genome window above contains:
- the rhogb gene encoding ras homolog family member Gb, with translation MQTVKCVVVGDGAVGKTCLLISYTTGAFPKEYIPTVFDNYSSQVTVDSRIISLNLWDTAGQEEYDRLRTLSYPQTNVFIICFSISSPASYENVKHKWHPEVSHHCPGVPILLVGTKSDLRGDGDTQRKLKEQNQAPVTHHQGAALARHIQAARYLECSALNQDGIKDVFAEAVRAFLNPEPVVAKRPCVLL